The following proteins are co-located in the Microbulbifer sp. VAAF005 genome:
- a CDS encoding heavy metal translocating P-type ATPase — MAPVQNTNNNSDKGDLSLFSISKMDCPTEEGLIRAKLSGMQGIYQLDFNLVQRILQVRHAPGMESKILNTLTPLDLDARLATEDDIDSAPPTTHANWWLLGAAGLAAIASEVVFWLQGGNNWLVMILALAAIAGGGLTTYKKGWIALSNRNLNMNALMSIAVTGALLIGHWPEAAMVMVLFTLAELIEAKSLDRARNAIRELMDLAPETATVQGPDGEWVSMSAKTVPVGTTIRVRPGERIALDGEVIRGNSAVNQAPITGESLPVDKGPGDELFAGSINESGALEYQSTAAANDNLLARIIHAVEAAQGSRAPTQRFVDQFARWYTPLVFAVALATAVIPPLLFAGSWMEWIYRALVLLVIACPCALVIATPVTIVSGLASATRHGILVKGGAYLEQGRHLRWLALDKTGTITHGLPTVTDFKVLAPMPAEEVQTLAASLAERSDHPVSRAVLEFAQIPHERLQEVDTFEALAGRGVRGRIQGDQCYLGNHRLIEELGICSAELERQLGTLEEEGKTVVMLTRENCVLAIFAVADTVKESSQHAIESLHKLGVKTLMLSGDNQHTADAIAKQVGIDRAEGNLLPEDKLREVEALSGKGQVGMVGDGINDAPALARADIGFAMGATGTDTAIETADVALMDDNLGKIATFIQLSRSTAHILWQNIILALGIKAVFLVLAFAGEATMWMAVFADMGTSLLVVFNGLRVMRK; from the coding sequence AGGGGTTGATACGCGCCAAGCTCTCCGGCATGCAGGGCATTTACCAGCTGGACTTTAATCTGGTGCAGCGAATCCTACAGGTGCGCCACGCGCCAGGTATGGAGAGCAAGATCCTCAACACCCTAACCCCTCTTGACCTGGACGCACGCCTGGCCACGGAAGATGACATCGATTCCGCGCCACCTACCACCCATGCAAACTGGTGGTTATTGGGCGCTGCCGGTTTGGCGGCGATTGCCTCCGAGGTCGTATTCTGGTTACAGGGGGGGAACAATTGGCTGGTAATGATACTGGCCCTGGCCGCTATCGCTGGCGGCGGACTCACGACCTACAAAAAGGGCTGGATCGCGCTCAGCAATCGCAACCTGAATATGAACGCGCTGATGTCCATCGCGGTCACCGGCGCCCTGCTTATCGGTCACTGGCCCGAAGCGGCAATGGTGATGGTGTTATTCACCCTGGCAGAATTAATTGAAGCCAAATCCCTGGATCGTGCCCGCAATGCGATTCGGGAGTTAATGGACCTGGCCCCGGAAACCGCCACCGTACAGGGGCCAGATGGCGAGTGGGTTTCCATGTCAGCCAAGACTGTTCCGGTTGGCACCACCATTCGGGTGCGCCCCGGCGAACGTATCGCTCTTGATGGGGAGGTAATACGCGGCAATTCAGCAGTAAACCAGGCCCCAATTACCGGGGAGAGCCTTCCGGTAGACAAAGGCCCTGGAGATGAACTTTTCGCCGGCAGTATCAACGAATCCGGGGCACTCGAATACCAATCTACGGCAGCTGCCAACGATAATCTGCTCGCCCGAATCATTCATGCGGTGGAAGCCGCACAAGGTAGTCGCGCACCAACCCAGCGCTTTGTCGACCAATTCGCCCGCTGGTATACGCCCCTGGTATTTGCAGTGGCACTGGCTACTGCGGTAATACCGCCGCTGCTTTTTGCCGGCAGCTGGATGGAATGGATCTATCGCGCACTCGTGTTACTGGTAATCGCCTGCCCCTGCGCACTGGTGATCGCAACTCCTGTCACCATCGTAAGCGGCTTGGCATCGGCCACCCGCCACGGAATCCTTGTTAAAGGCGGGGCCTACCTTGAGCAGGGGCGCCACCTTCGCTGGTTGGCATTGGATAAAACTGGAACCATCACCCATGGCCTGCCAACCGTCACGGATTTTAAAGTGTTAGCGCCAATGCCCGCGGAAGAGGTACAAACCCTGGCGGCGAGCCTAGCCGAACGTTCCGATCATCCGGTATCCAGGGCCGTACTGGAGTTTGCTCAGATTCCCCACGAACGCCTACAAGAAGTGGATACTTTTGAAGCCCTGGCCGGGCGCGGCGTCAGGGGCAGAATTCAGGGGGATCAGTGCTACCTGGGTAACCACCGGCTTATTGAAGAATTGGGCATTTGCTCCGCCGAGCTGGAGCGCCAATTGGGAACCCTTGAGGAAGAAGGGAAAACTGTTGTGATGCTGACCCGGGAAAACTGCGTACTGGCGATATTTGCTGTCGCCGATACCGTGAAGGAATCGAGCCAGCACGCCATTGAGAGCCTTCACAAGCTGGGCGTGAAAACACTGATGCTTTCCGGGGACAACCAGCACACTGCAGATGCGATTGCCAAACAAGTCGGCATCGATCGGGCTGAAGGCAACCTACTGCCGGAAGACAAGCTCAGAGAGGTGGAGGCTCTATCTGGAAAAGGCCAGGTTGGCATGGTTGGCGATGGCATTAACGATGCCCCCGCCTTGGCACGTGCTGATATAGGATTTGCGATGGGAGCAACGGGAACCGACACAGCGATAGAAACCGCTGATGTGGCCCTGATGGACGACAATCTGGGCAAGATCGCCACCTTTATCCAACTATCTCGTTCAACGGCCCATATTCTTTGGCAGAACATTATCTTGGCGCTGGGCATTAAAGCGGTCTTTCTGGTGCTTGCTTTTGCCGGAGAGGCAACCATGTGGATGGCTGTTTTTGCCGATATGGGAACCAGCCTGCTCGTGGTTTTTAATGGGTTGAGAGTGATGAGGAAATGA
- a CDS encoding energy transducer TonB has product MAREKGGPVPVYKSLPIYPQEALEKQMEGYVIVEYDINKNGDPIDPRVIKSKPSGFFEESAIQTAKHFKYEATPEEFNNIRTKVIYNIAENQPDSQETFFAYLLWLAI; this is encoded by the coding sequence ATGGCAAGAGAGAAAGGCGGGCCTGTTCCTGTTTACAAATCACTGCCAATATACCCGCAAGAAGCGCTGGAAAAGCAGATGGAAGGCTACGTAATTGTTGAGTATGACATTAATAAAAACGGCGATCCGATAGACCCCCGAGTTATTAAAAGTAAGCCCTCGGGTTTCTTTGAAGAATCTGCTATCCAGACAGCAAAACACTTTAAATATGAAGCAACTCCAGAAGAGTTCAATAACATTAGAACCAAAGTCATTTATAATATTGCCGAGAATCAACCTGATAGCCAAGAAACATTTTTTGCATATTTATTGTGGCTAGCGATTTAA
- the norR gene encoding nitric oxide reductase transcriptional regulator NorR, with protein sequence MVDTNATLLLEVALDLANSLNNSDRFERLLSTIRKAIKCDAVALLGLNGDTLTPLAVQGLARRTLGRRFLIDEHPRLAQICASEHPVRFPSDCQLPDPFDGLLLDREGDLPVHSCMGLPLYSDNHLIGLVTVDSMSADAYARISDRTLELIAALSAATLRTALELKALSHSAEHAEQLVKDLTQQALERDGGELIGESAEMQSLRSEIELVAGSDYNVLILGETGVGKELVARTVHRLSTRKEKPLVYLNCASLTETLAEAELFGHSKGAFTGADRERPGKFLLANGGTIFLDEVGELPLVVQSKLLRVLQSGEIQPVGKDTVQHVDVRIVAATNRDLRKGIENGTFRADLYHRLSVYPLEVPPLCRRGNDVLLLADYFLERSRRKLGFRQLRLSTEATNKLQRYAWPGNVRELEHIISRAALRARKGSSPEAIVAITAAQIEIPDDLVIQKPPQKPVESLSEAIDLRVETENYQREFIGSALAETDGNWSKAAKLLSVDRGNLVRLAKRLGVYIKKEVVRGK encoded by the coding sequence ATGGTAGATACCAACGCAACCTTACTGCTCGAAGTGGCTCTGGACCTGGCTAACAGCCTTAACAACAGCGATCGCTTTGAGCGCCTGCTGTCTACTATCCGCAAAGCGATCAAATGCGATGCCGTTGCCTTGCTTGGGCTCAACGGCGATACACTCACCCCTCTCGCAGTCCAAGGGCTTGCCCGACGGACCCTGGGGCGGCGATTCCTGATTGATGAGCATCCACGGCTTGCGCAGATCTGTGCTTCGGAACACCCAGTCCGCTTCCCATCTGACTGTCAGCTACCAGATCCCTTTGATGGTTTGCTGTTGGATAGGGAGGGGGATCTTCCCGTGCACTCCTGTATGGGTTTGCCTCTCTATTCAGATAACCACCTGATTGGTCTGGTAACAGTGGATAGCATGTCTGCGGATGCCTATGCCCGAATCAGTGATCGAACCCTTGAACTGATAGCCGCGCTGTCTGCGGCCACTTTACGCACAGCTTTAGAGCTAAAGGCCCTGTCACACTCCGCTGAGCATGCCGAGCAATTGGTGAAAGATCTGACCCAGCAGGCTCTGGAGCGGGATGGAGGTGAATTAATTGGTGAGAGCGCGGAAATGCAGTCCCTGCGCAGTGAGATAGAGTTGGTGGCTGGGTCGGATTACAACGTGCTGATTCTCGGTGAAACAGGGGTGGGGAAAGAGCTGGTGGCCCGTACCGTCCACAGGTTGTCGACTCGCAAGGAGAAGCCCTTAGTCTATTTGAACTGCGCTTCCCTGACTGAAACCCTGGCGGAAGCTGAACTTTTTGGTCATTCGAAAGGGGCCTTCACTGGCGCAGATCGCGAGAGGCCCGGCAAATTTTTACTGGCGAACGGCGGCACTATTTTCCTGGATGAGGTTGGCGAGTTACCGCTTGTGGTGCAGAGCAAACTGTTGCGTGTATTGCAAAGTGGTGAGATTCAGCCGGTAGGCAAAGATACGGTGCAGCATGTAGATGTTCGCATTGTAGCGGCGACTAATAGGGATTTACGCAAAGGGATTGAAAACGGTACTTTCCGAGCTGATCTCTACCACCGCCTCTCTGTATATCCCCTTGAAGTCCCACCGCTATGCCGGAGGGGTAATGATGTTCTGCTGTTGGCAGACTACTTCTTGGAGCGCTCCCGCAGGAAGCTGGGTTTTCGTCAGTTGCGTCTCAGTACAGAGGCCACCAACAAGCTACAGCGATACGCTTGGCCGGGTAATGTTCGCGAGCTGGAACATATTATCAGCCGCGCAGCCCTTAGGGCCCGAAAAGGTAGCTCTCCAGAAGCTATTGTTGCCATTACTGCAGCACAAATTGAAATTCCCGATGATCTGGTTATTCAGAAGCCTCCGCAGAAACCGGTAGAGTCGCTGTCTGAGGCTATTGATTTAAGGGTGGAAACGGAAAACTATCAGCGCGAATTCATTGGGAGTGCCCTGGCTGAGACCGATGGGAACTGGAGTAAAGCGGCCAAATTACTATCCGTAGACCGAGGGAACTTGGTGCGTCTCGCTAAAAGGTTGGGTGTTTACATCAAGAAAGAGGTTGTTCGAGGTAAGTAA
- a CDS encoding glycosyltransferase, which yields MWEMIDDGITFFATQSYATLFTMFWIVVVLEFPRYLMSFFTSVFFFASKPEFEEDIESLGRLTAVIAGHNEENSIEKCGERLQEQSYIPYEVIAISDGSTDKTRDDIHYLQNKGRLDGAHATELRGGKASALNLGQRFSTGDFIASIDCDCTFDRHAMKYVMQGFADPRVGVVSGNVIVRNSTENILSSFQAIEYVISICLGRHSLAMLDQMCCASGAFSAFRVSAMNQIGGFDAGGGEDLDITFRLRDYGWKVEFAPEAICYTDVPTSITVLMRQRFRWERDAIRLRYRKYLHFINPFRQGMQLKEFFHQYEFLVFNVIAAIALPVYLIWLFVRYGENAWFILAGAQVVLIALDTITFALASYATPKVKSLPLWPYIPAYSIFYVNFMRVVRLYAYVQEWIFRTSYKDSFAPLKVHRVRE from the coding sequence ATGTGGGAAATGATCGATGATGGAATTACTTTCTTTGCCACTCAGAGCTACGCCACCCTCTTTACAATGTTTTGGATTGTCGTGGTGCTGGAGTTCCCCAGATATTTAATGTCGTTTTTTACCTCTGTATTTTTTTTCGCCTCCAAACCTGAATTTGAAGAAGATATAGAGTCTTTAGGCAGACTCACAGCGGTAATCGCCGGCCACAACGAGGAAAATTCTATTGAAAAATGTGGCGAGCGATTACAGGAACAGAGCTATATCCCCTATGAAGTGATCGCGATTAGCGATGGCTCCACAGATAAAACCCGGGACGATATTCACTACCTGCAAAATAAAGGTCGCTTGGATGGCGCTCATGCAACAGAACTGCGTGGAGGCAAGGCCTCAGCCCTTAATTTAGGACAGAGATTTTCAACAGGCGACTTTATCGCCTCAATTGATTGCGACTGCACCTTCGATCGCCACGCTATGAAATATGTAATGCAAGGCTTTGCCGATCCCAGGGTTGGCGTGGTTTCAGGTAATGTAATTGTCCGAAACTCCACAGAAAATATACTCAGCTCATTCCAGGCCATTGAATATGTAATCAGTATTTGCTTGGGGCGACACTCACTGGCAATGCTCGACCAAATGTGTTGTGCCTCCGGTGCCTTCAGTGCTTTTAGGGTATCCGCAATGAATCAAATTGGCGGCTTTGATGCCGGCGGAGGAGAAGACTTAGATATCACCTTTCGTTTGCGGGATTACGGTTGGAAAGTGGAATTTGCACCTGAGGCGATTTGTTATACCGATGTTCCCACCAGCATCACCGTTCTAATGCGCCAGCGCTTTAGGTGGGAGCGGGATGCTATTCGTCTTCGCTATCGCAAGTACCTGCATTTTATTAATCCGTTCCGCCAAGGAATGCAGCTAAAAGAGTTTTTTCACCAATATGAATTCCTGGTTTTCAATGTTATTGCCGCAATAGCTTTACCAGTCTATTTAATCTGGCTATTCGTGCGTTATGGCGAAAATGCCTGGTTTATTTTGGCTGGGGCCCAGGTTGTATTAATTGCGCTCGATACAATTACCTTTGCTTTAGCCTCTTATGCGACTCCAAAAGTTAAATCACTTCCCCTTTGGCCTTATATTCCAGCTTACAGCATCTTTTATGTAAACTTCATGAGAGTTGTTCGACTCTACGCATATGTGCAGGAGTGGATTTTTAGAACATCCTATAAAGATTCTTTCGCACCACTAAAAGTCCATCGTGTTCGCGAGTAG
- a CDS encoding biotin/lipoyl-binding protein gives MKALRKRLRPDSFESEQRKTRGSASRRIYLAMLILFGIGVIRYIWGDWFLLRSDGLVLRDQSVIEMGYLVKVVEVAVDEGQMVKEGELLLKIESMELLERIADLSNRQANLMQISAEFTLIAETAKKLLLPAQERKEQIGRIVNRINKLADKGVVSEVGYQDVLKDSFEASETLVKLQVESATLEGKRRSVDEALYRSEQALRKLEEHYNNGIIQSPTTGLVGASVPHVGNVYDAGEPLMAIYTGEAYVLAYLPNQYQFAIKPGMEVLVAGGRFKDKGVLVEMIPLSAALPQEFQNTFKPTSRNQLAKIVLLDPSKFPVNEKVTITLKIDWIDIIIDKFIN, from the coding sequence ATGAAGGCTCTGCGAAAACGATTACGCCCTGATAGTTTCGAAAGTGAACAGCGAAAAACCCGGGGTTCTGCAAGCCGTCGAATATACTTAGCCATGTTAATCCTATTTGGTATTGGCGTTATTCGCTATATATGGGGTGACTGGTTTTTACTGCGAAGCGATGGGTTAGTACTACGCGATCAAAGCGTTATTGAAATGGGCTATCTAGTAAAAGTGGTAGAGGTTGCTGTTGATGAAGGACAAATGGTAAAGGAAGGTGAACTGCTACTAAAGATCGAATCTATGGAGTTGTTGGAGCGTATAGCGGACCTATCCAACCGACAGGCCAACTTGATGCAAATCTCCGCAGAATTTACTTTAATAGCCGAAACCGCCAAAAAATTATTACTACCAGCACAAGAACGAAAGGAGCAAATTGGAAGAATCGTAAATAGAATTAATAAGCTTGCGGATAAAGGCGTTGTCAGCGAGGTCGGCTATCAAGATGTACTGAAAGATAGCTTCGAGGCCAGTGAAACCCTGGTAAAACTTCAAGTAGAAAGCGCCACATTAGAAGGAAAACGTAGATCTGTAGACGAGGCGCTCTACCGCTCAGAACAAGCATTAAGAAAACTGGAAGAACATTACAACAACGGCATTATTCAAAGCCCTACGACTGGGCTGGTGGGCGCATCGGTTCCCCATGTAGGCAATGTTTATGATGCCGGAGAGCCACTAATGGCTATCTACACCGGGGAGGCCTATGTCCTTGCCTACTTACCCAATCAATATCAGTTCGCGATCAAGCCTGGAATGGAGGTGTTGGTTGCTGGTGGGCGCTTTAAAGATAAAGGAGTGCTTGTAGAAATGATCCCCCTCTCAGCCGCACTACCCCAGGAATTCCAAAATACATTCAAACCCACATCGCGCAATCAGCTGGCCAAAATAGTCTTACTTGACCCATCAAAATTTCCGGTGAATGAGAAAGTTACCATAACCCTAAAGATTGACTGGATTGATATCATTATTGATAAATTCATTAATTAA
- a CDS encoding acetolactate synthase large subunit, which translates to MKASDLFIRALEKEGVEYIFAIPGEENLDMLESLRGSKIKLIVTRHEQGAGFMAATYGRLTGKPGVCMSTLGPGATNLVTAAAYAQLGGMPMVMVTGQKPIKSSKQGQFQIIDIVDMMRPLTKFTKTIVGGDYVPAHVREAFRQSEEERPGATHLEFPEDIAREHSTMPVLEPSYNRRPIAEEKAVRKAAEAIAASRKPLLLVGAGANRKLTAKMLRKFVDKLGIPVVTTQMGKGVIDESGPHFIGNTALSDGDFVHRAIEQADLIINVGHDVVEKPPFFMRPGGPEVVHINFNSAQVDPVYFPQIEVVGDIANSLWQLDQHLEPQDHWSFTDAHRIRAALQKHIQEGSNTTTFPIRPQRLVKDLREVMPEKGIIALDNGMFKIWFARNYPALAPNTVLLDNALATMGAGLPSAMAAKLVCPDRRVVAICGDGGFMMNSQEIETAVRLKLDLIVLILRDDAYGMIKWKQAMMEFDDFGLDFGNPDFVDYAKSYGAHGHRITATDEFKPMIEKCCRAGGVHLVDVPVDYSHNDRILNHEIRELSSKL; encoded by the coding sequence ATGAAAGCATCGGACCTTTTTATTCGTGCCCTGGAGAAAGAGGGCGTTGAGTATATCTTCGCGATTCCTGGTGAGGAAAACCTGGATATGCTGGAGTCTTTGCGGGGCTCAAAGATAAAACTAATTGTCACGCGCCATGAACAGGGTGCCGGTTTTATGGCTGCCACCTATGGTCGGCTTACGGGCAAGCCAGGTGTCTGTATGTCTACTTTAGGTCCGGGGGCCACGAATCTGGTGACTGCCGCAGCTTATGCCCAGCTCGGTGGAATGCCGATGGTGATGGTCACCGGTCAAAAACCTATCAAAAGTTCCAAGCAAGGGCAGTTTCAGATTATTGATATTGTTGACATGATGCGCCCCCTGACCAAATTCACCAAGACAATCGTGGGGGGCGACTATGTGCCAGCTCATGTCCGTGAAGCCTTTCGGCAATCTGAAGAGGAGCGGCCGGGGGCAACCCACTTGGAATTTCCTGAAGATATTGCCCGTGAACACTCCACCATGCCGGTCTTGGAGCCCAGCTATAACCGCAGGCCAATTGCCGAAGAGAAGGCGGTGCGCAAAGCTGCAGAAGCGATTGCGGCATCCCGTAAACCACTACTGTTGGTGGGAGCAGGCGCAAACCGTAAATTAACCGCCAAAATGTTGCGCAAGTTTGTCGACAAGCTGGGTATTCCGGTAGTGACAACTCAGATGGGTAAGGGAGTAATTGATGAGTCGGGCCCGCACTTTATTGGTAATACCGCGCTATCCGATGGGGATTTTGTTCACCGAGCCATTGAGCAGGCCGACCTGATTATCAATGTGGGCCACGATGTTGTAGAAAAGCCGCCTTTCTTTATGCGTCCCGGTGGCCCGGAAGTTGTACATATCAACTTCAATTCAGCGCAGGTGGATCCGGTCTACTTTCCGCAGATAGAGGTGGTTGGCGATATTGCCAACAGCTTGTGGCAGCTGGACCAGCACTTGGAACCCCAGGATCACTGGAGCTTTACCGATGCGCACCGTATCCGTGCCGCGCTTCAAAAGCATATCCAGGAGGGCTCAAATACCACCACTTTCCCAATTCGTCCGCAACGACTGGTGAAAGACCTCCGCGAAGTAATGCCGGAGAAGGGCATTATTGCGCTTGATAATGGCATGTTCAAAATATGGTTCGCGCGAAATTACCCGGCTTTAGCCCCCAATACCGTGCTGCTCGACAACGCACTGGCAACGATGGGGGCGGGCTTGCCTTCGGCAATGGCTGCCAAGTTGGTGTGCCCAGACCGCCGTGTGGTCGCTATCTGTGGGGATGGGGGCTTTATGATGAACTCCCAGGAGATTGAAACGGCGGTTCGCTTAAAACTTGACCTTATCGTACTTATTTTGCGCGATGATGCCTACGGTATGATCAAGTGGAAGCAGGCGATGATGGAGTTTGATGACTTTGGCCTGGATTTTGGTAATCCTGATTTTGTCGATTACGCAAAATCCTATGGTGCTCATGGCCACAGAATAACCGCCACGGATGAGTTTAAACCGATGATAGAAAAATGTTGCAGGGCGGGTGGGGTACACCTGGTGGATGTGCCTGTGGATTACAGTCACAACGACCGTATCCTGAATCATGAAATTCGCGAGTTGTCGAGTAAGTTGTAG
- a CDS encoding potassium transporter Kup yields MESRSEGARKHWVLSLAALGVVFGDIGTSPLYAFKLIFHPRFGIPHNTETIIGGVSAVFWALTLIVTIKYVILVMRLDNRGEGGIMALMTLALEATKGRELLRKLIIGGGICGAALFFGDAVITPAISVLSAVEGLEIVNKTLKPFILPISIGILFGLFFVQRFGTETVGKLFGPITAIWFLVLLLAGLYWVLQNPVILHSINPLHAVSFLTNHGMASFWILGAVLLVFTGGEALYTDMGHFGRMPIRIAWIGLVFPALVLNYMGQGALLISDTSAVDNPFYRMYPDWSLYPMIILATVATCIASQACISGTFSLTKQGIQLGLMPRFAIRHTSSALAGQVYMPGVNYLLMTAVILVAILFGSSVHLASAYGVSVSGAMLITSCIAAIVYRHYLKYNLIICLAVGSFFAFIDFAFVASNLAKIGHGGWFSISLAAFIAMLMITWRDGKKAINCYLQGKNYKLEPYLNSLFDNPPLRVPGTAIFVGTNQLFVPHALIYNLKHNSVLHEKNLFLTVTSANTPKVLPKNRAIISKIREGCFRLILRYGYMERPDVEGAINKLNKMHLLDIDPSKSSFFTCRYNIFPVKGGYSKMANWRERIFAAMVRNSSSTIDYYRIPANRTVEVQENIMI; encoded by the coding sequence ATGGAATCTCGCTCAGAAGGCGCAAGAAAACACTGGGTTCTATCACTTGCCGCTCTCGGGGTTGTATTTGGTGATATCGGCACTAGCCCACTCTACGCCTTTAAACTGATTTTCCATCCCCGGTTTGGAATTCCCCATAACACCGAAACCATTATTGGTGGGGTCTCTGCTGTCTTCTGGGCACTTACCCTCATTGTCACTATTAAGTACGTCATATTGGTAATGCGCCTGGACAACCGAGGGGAAGGTGGGATCATGGCGCTGATGACACTGGCCCTAGAAGCGACAAAAGGGCGAGAATTATTAAGAAAGCTCATTATCGGCGGCGGGATCTGTGGGGCGGCACTATTTTTTGGTGATGCCGTTATCACACCAGCCATCTCCGTACTCTCCGCAGTCGAAGGACTGGAGATAGTCAACAAGACTCTAAAACCGTTTATCCTGCCAATTTCTATCGGCATACTCTTTGGATTGTTTTTTGTACAGCGCTTCGGCACCGAAACCGTAGGGAAACTGTTCGGCCCGATTACCGCCATCTGGTTCTTAGTTTTGCTGCTCGCGGGCCTTTACTGGGTGCTCCAGAACCCTGTAATCCTCCACTCCATTAATCCCCTGCATGCTGTGAGCTTCCTCACTAACCATGGCATGGCTTCATTCTGGATATTAGGTGCAGTGTTACTGGTGTTTACCGGAGGAGAGGCTCTATATACCGACATGGGGCATTTTGGACGCATGCCTATAAGAATTGCCTGGATAGGTTTGGTGTTCCCCGCCCTGGTGTTGAACTATATGGGACAGGGCGCTCTACTTATTAGTGACACCTCTGCGGTAGACAACCCCTTTTACCGGATGTACCCGGACTGGTCGCTCTACCCAATGATTATTCTTGCAACTGTAGCAACCTGCATCGCTTCCCAGGCCTGTATCTCGGGGACCTTCTCCCTGACAAAACAAGGAATCCAGCTTGGCTTGATGCCCCGTTTTGCCATCCGGCACACGTCATCAGCACTCGCGGGACAAGTCTACATGCCCGGCGTCAATTACCTATTAATGACAGCGGTAATACTGGTGGCAATTCTCTTTGGAAGCTCAGTCCACCTTGCCAGTGCTTATGGTGTGTCAGTGAGTGGTGCAATGTTGATTACCTCCTGTATTGCAGCAATCGTTTATCGCCACTACCTCAAATACAACTTGATAATTTGCTTGGCTGTCGGCTCATTCTTTGCCTTTATTGATTTTGCCTTTGTTGCTTCAAACCTGGCAAAGATTGGCCACGGGGGTTGGTTCTCTATTAGTTTAGCCGCCTTTATTGCGATGCTGATGATTACTTGGAGAGATGGAAAAAAAGCAATAAATTGTTACTTGCAGGGTAAGAATTATAAATTGGAACCCTATTTAAACTCACTTTTTGATAATCCCCCATTACGAGTACCTGGAACAGCGATATTTGTGGGAACCAATCAACTCTTTGTACCTCATGCCCTGATATACAATTTGAAACATAACAGTGTCCTTCACGAAAAGAACCTTTTCCTAACCGTTACGTCGGCCAACACCCCAAAAGTACTCCCAAAGAACCGAGCAATCATTAGCAAGATAAGAGAGGGATGTTTCAGGCTAATCTTACGCTATGGATATATGGAACGCCCAGATGTCGAAGGAGCCATAAATAAACTCAACAAAATGCACCTTTTGGATATAGATCCAAGTAAGTCTTCTTTCTTTACCTGCCGATACAATATATTTCCTGTTAAAGGCGGCTATAGCAAGATGGCAAATTGGAGAGAGCGAATCTTTGCCGCCATGGTAAGGAATTCAAGCAGTACTATAGACTATTACCGTATTCCAGCGAATCGGACTGTCGAAGTACAAGAGAATATAATGATCTGA
- a CDS encoding DUF2059 domain-containing protein, whose product MGTQAVKVIFALLISTFCSLCLAGDKVANLDKLLLVSGFTKQAEGFPELVKSGFAEGIQQGVPIPQDKLQKILESADNTILPSIIMGEVRSSLSTSLTDKDVEVLLAWYESDIGKKITKAEEEGSSEEAFQNLMANAQQLMADTKRVEMATRIDQLVGATDMAMEMQISTSIAVYSAVMAVMAPGQEINLDAYKAQMEAMKPQMRQNVEQFITLSFVQTYQGLDDASLAKYEEFLSQPEAKKFNSSSMAGLNKALTQVIGRWSGDTISILKSEAN is encoded by the coding sequence ATGGGAACTCAAGCTGTAAAAGTTATATTTGCTCTACTCATCAGCACCTTTTGCTCATTATGCCTGGCTGGCGATAAAGTTGCCAATTTGGATAAGCTTCTGCTTGTATCGGGTTTCACTAAGCAAGCTGAGGGGTTTCCTGAGCTAGTAAAATCTGGATTTGCGGAAGGCATACAGCAGGGTGTACCAATTCCTCAGGATAAACTGCAAAAGATTCTTGAAAGTGCAGATAATACGATTTTACCGTCCATCATTATGGGTGAAGTGCGCTCGTCACTGAGTACTTCTCTGACCGATAAAGATGTTGAGGTCTTATTGGCTTGGTATGAGTCAGATATCGGTAAGAAAATTACCAAGGCTGAAGAGGAAGGAAGCTCTGAAGAGGCATTCCAGAATTTGATGGCTAATGCTCAGCAGTTGATGGCTGACACAAAGCGCGTTGAAATGGCAACTCGTATTGATCAGCTTGTTGGTGCTACCGATATGGCGATGGAGATGCAGATCTCTACGAGTATTGCTGTCTATTCCGCAGTGATGGCAGTGATGGCTCCCGGACAAGAGATCAATCTGGATGCTTATAAGGCGCAAATGGAGGCAATGAAGCCCCAGATGCGTCAAAATGTTGAGCAATTTATTACTCTCTCTTTCGTGCAAACTTATCAAGGCTTAGACGATGCAAGCTTAGCGAAATATGAGGAGTTCTTGAGTCAACCAGAAGCCAAAAAATTCAACTCCTCTTCAATGGCAGGGCTTAACAAAGCTCTAACACAAGTAATCGGCCGTTGGTCCGGTGATACGATTTCTATACTTAAGAGCGAAGCGAACTGA